A window from Podospora bellae-mahoneyi strain CBS 112042 chromosome 1 map unlocalized CBS112042p_1, whole genome shotgun sequence encodes these proteins:
- a CDS encoding uncharacterized protein (EggNog:ENOG503P7XB) — translation MRYLSFSVFALGITTTSATILVSDGHGGVIHNPRYTHQRIDSRNVKIDNLALHAAVRRFNVEQLQNLTSTLPVLIPRQAANLQVFTSALGGATAPAITNSGDPDRPFAVDGDTFPDFATASNRACDNQKNACAKIANEGGQRDGELTVGECDRQMEQCKSAALSAANRSFDGAAGEQQQQQPPPQQGGGRGDDGGQRQDPNRGQDQGQDQGQDQGQDQGQDQGQDQGQEEQAPPESVLVSSDENFDFFCDV, via the exons ATGCGTTATCTCTCCTTTTCAGTTTTTGCCCTaggtatcaccaccacctccgccaccatCCTCGTCTCGGACGGACACGGCGGCGTCATCCACAACCCTCGGTACACCCACCAAAGAATCGACAGCCGCAATGTCAAGAtcgacaacctcgccctccacgCCGCGGTCCGAAGGTTCAACGTTGAGCAACTCCAGAACCTGACGAGCACCCTCCCCGTGTTGATACCCCGACAGGCGGCAAACCTCCAGGTTTTTACCTCCGCCCTGGGGGGGGCTACGGCGCCTGCTATTACCAACTCGGGTGATCCTGACAGACCGTTTGCTGTCGACGGGGATACCTTTCCCGATTTTGCGACGGCGAGCAACAGGGCTTGTGACAACCAGAAGAATGCCTGTGCCAAGATTGCGAATGAGGGGGGCCAGAGGGACGGGGAGTTGACGGTGGGGGAGTGTGACAGGCAGATGG AACAATGCAAGAGTGCGGCGCTTTCGGCAGCCAACAGATCTTTTGATGGCGCCGCGggtgagcagcagcagcagcagccaccgcCGCAGCAAGGGGGCGGtcgtggtgatgatggaggacaGAGGCAGGATCCGAATCGGGGGCAGGATCAGGGGCAGGATCAGGGGCAGGATCAAGGGCAGGATCAGGGACAGGATCAAGGGCAGGATCAGGGACAGGAGGAACAGGCGCCGCCCGAGTCGGTGCTGGTTAGTTCGGATGAGAATTTTGATTTCTTCTGTGATGTTTAG